In the Longimicrobiales bacterium genome, CCTCATCCACGAGCTGCCGATCACGTTCTCGCAGGCCGCGCTCGGCACGGAAATCGACGTGCCGACGGTCGGCGAGGGGAATGCACGGCTGAAGATCGCGGCGGGTACGCAGTCGGGGCGACTGCTGCGGCTGCGCGGTCGTGGCCTGCCGCACCTGCAGGGCGGCGGCCGCGGTGACCTGATCGTGCGCGTGAAGGTGTGGACACCGACGTCGCTCTCGGCCGAGCAGGAGAAGCTGCTGCGCCGGCTGGCCGAGATCGAGCAGGCACCGCCGTCCCACATCGACGAGGACGACGAGCGCGGCTTCTGGTCCAGAGTCCGGGAAGCGTTCGGCGGGTGAGCGACGAGCTGATCGAGCTCACAGTAGCGTGCCCCTCGGAGGACCTGGCTGGACTGGTCGCCGAGGGGCTCGTTTCCATGGGGCTGGGCGGGGTGGAGGAGGTGGGCTCCGCGGTGCGGGCGTGGATACCGGTCACGGCCGGAGGTGAGCCTGGGGAAGGGAGCCGGCCAGGCGAGCTACGTGTGGAAGCGGGGGACATCGGCCTCATGGAGCTGCGGCGCCGGCTCGAGGAGTTCGTGGGGCAGCCGCTCGACATCGCCTCGCGTGTCGTGGCGGTTGCGGACTGGGGGGCGGAGTGGCGGCGCGGGTTGCGGGCGCGGCGCGTGGGGGAGCGCATCGTCGTGGCGCCGACATGGACGACGCCGGAGCTGCGTCCGGGTGACGTCCTGCTGTCGATCGATCCCGAGATGGCGTTCGGCACGGGGGAGCACGGTACGACGCGCGGGATGCTGCGGTTGCTGCAGCAACTCGACTGCAGCGGCGCGCGCGTGCTGGACGTCGGTACGGGATCGGCGATCCTCGCGATCGCTGCTGCACTGCTCGGCGCTGCCGGGGTGGACGCGGTGGAGAGCGATGCGGACGCACTGATCAATGCGCGTGACAACGTGGAGCGGCACGGTGTCAGTGCGCAGGTGCATCTCGAGCACGCACTCGTCGACACTGCATGGCTCGATGCGCACGGCACGTACGACATCATTCTCGCGAACATCCTGAGCAGCGTGATCCGTCCGCTGCTGCCGGCCTTCCGCGGCGCGCTCGCACCCGGCGGTGCCCTCCTCGTCTCGGGCATCCTCGAACAGGAGGCCGACGACGTCCTCGCGGACGCTGCTGCGGCCGGCTTTCGCGCGACCATCGAGGACCTCGAGGACGAGTGGTGGTCGGCATGGCTGGTACGGGCGTGAACGCTCGCCGGGTGTTGCACCGCCCGTGCAGAGCCGCACGCGGCCGAAGCTGAGGAGTGTGTGCCTCCGGCGATGAACCTCAGCGGTCCTCCGTGAGCTCAGGGCCCTCCGTGGCAGAAAATCCGTCGGACGCGCGGATCATGGCATACAGCCCGCCCAGTGCCATGCTCACGTCGTTCCTCAGCTGTGTATCTCCTCCGGCATCCCGCCACAGCCGGAGCAGTGGACCGGCAAGCATCTCGAATGCGTCGGGTTCTTCGGCGAACGGCCGTTCCCCCGTGTCGACGACTGCCCAGCACCCGGCGGTCCCCCTGAGCGCCTCCTGGTAGGCGGGGCCGGTCTCGTGCACGGCCAGCGGCAGCGCCTCGATGGGGTCGGGCCGCTCGAGGAGTGCGAGGCCGCTGTCGTCGCGAAGTGACTCCGCGAGTCCGTCGGGGGTGACGGTGATGCGCTCCTCGTCGGCCAGGATCCTGGCGAGATCGGCGAGCGGGAGGGCACGGCTGGTGCCGCGGCGCAGCACGCGCAGTGCGGCGTTCCTGATCCTGGTCGGCTGCATCTCCTCCTCCAGCGTGGGGATCGCTACATTGGCGGCGAACGAGGGCGCAGCCATGGCGCGACGCGCCGGAGGTGGAGAGGAACGATGTCGCAACAGGATTGTCTCTTCTGTCGCATCGTGCGCCGGGAGATTCCGTCGCAGATCGTGCACGAGACGGATGACCTGGTGGCGTTCCGGGATATCGATCCCAAGGCGCCGGTGCACGTCCTGATCATCCCGAAGCGTCACATCGGGTCCGTGAACGACGTCGAGCCTGCCGATGCGGCCCTGCTGGGCGAGCTGTTCGTCGCCGCGCGCGCGATTGCACGCGAGCAGGGCGTCGCCGACGACGGGTACCGCGTCGTCGTGAACACCAATGCCGGT is a window encoding:
- a CDS encoding histidine triad nucleotide-binding protein; the encoded protein is MSQQDCLFCRIVRREIPSQIVHETDDLVAFRDIDPKAPVHVLIIPKRHIGSVNDVEPADAALLGELFVAARAIAREQGVADDGYRVVVNTNAG
- a CDS encoding 50S ribosomal protein L11 methyltransferase; protein product: MSDELIELTVACPSEDLAGLVAEGLVSMGLGGVEEVGSAVRAWIPVTAGGEPGEGSRPGELRVEAGDIGLMELRRRLEEFVGQPLDIASRVVAVADWGAEWRRGLRARRVGERIVVAPTWTTPELRPGDVLLSIDPEMAFGTGEHGTTRGMLRLLQQLDCSGARVLDVGTGSAILAIAAALLGAAGVDAVESDADALINARDNVERHGVSAQVHLEHALVDTAWLDAHGTYDIILANILSSVIRPLLPAFRGALAPGGALLVSGILEQEADDVLADAAAAGFRATIEDLEDEWWSAWLVRA